The stretch of DNA AAAAAAGACCTTCAGACCGGTGTCGAGGGTGTTAATGGACATGGAGTACTCCGGACCGAGCAGTTCCATAGACAGCCGGAGACCTGCCCCAACGAAGCACCAGGACGTGGTCGTTTCAACGACCAGTTTTTCGCCGTCTTCTGATTTGTATTCGATGAGCGAACGGGCAAAATCTTCGGCGGGACTCTTGAGATAGTCTGTTTTTCCACCGCTTTTGACGGAAAGCATCTCTGCATATTCCGGGCGCTGCCATTTCAGGCACGTGGTGTAGGCACTGACCAGCACAGGTGTCAGGAACTCACGGTTGGCACCGGGAGGCGTCAACATAAATCGCGCTTCCTCCACGGAGTGGCACATCATGTCGTTTAAGACACCCCCGCCCTGAAGTTCGCCCTCCCAGAACCACGGCATGTGAGGACCGCTGTGTTCCTCGGCAGCCCGGGAAAGATAGGGAGGACCACTGATGCTTGCGCCCCGAGACCAGATGATTTCCTTACCCCGGGTGACCGCAGGAGCAAATACCTGGTTTTCCAGGTACCCGTCGAGGAGATTGGCCTTCTGCACGAGTTCAAGCATCTTACGAGCCTCAGGCACATTCCTGCCCAATGGCTTTTCACAGGCAACTCCAATTAATTCCCCCTTTCCTCGCTCCACAGCTTGAACAATTTCCTCCATCACCTCAACACGGGTGAAGTTGGGAGAACATATCCAGAGGGCGTCGATGGCAGGGTCTGCCACCATATCGGTGATGGAACCGTATACCTTTGCATCTCCGACATCGACTTTCTTGGAGAGGGCCGCTGCCTCTTCAGCAGACTTTTTCGTCCTGGAAACGATACCCATAACGTCCACATTGCGAACGCCAATGAGAGATTGAATATGAAACCTTGAAACAAAACCGCTGCCTATCAGCCCAACACCTAATCTTCTCTTTACCATAACGCACCTCGCAATTACGCTTTGAGTGAATGCATTACACAACATACCGTAGGAGACATGCGTTCCTTACGTTTCCACTTGCTCTTCTCGGAAGAACAGGAGAAAGGCGACTGCGGAGAGTACCGTAATTCCGCAGGGGACAAGAAATACTCCTGTCCAGTTTGTCCCCATCTCTGTGGTAAAATATGTTTTAATCCAACCGGCGAAAAGGCTTCCGACGTAATTCCCGATTCCGTAGGTGACCAGCGTGATAAGACTCTGGGCTGAATGCCGGATATCGTTCGGTGCCACCGTGTCAGAATAGATAAATGCCGCTACAAAGAAGAAAACGAAGCAGAAACCATGCAGGGACAATGACGCAATCACCAGCCAGGGAGGAGAACCGATGGCAAAAATGATGTATCGAGCTGGCCAGGCTAACACACCAATCACCAGTATTTTCCGGATGCCAAGCTTCGGTAGCCAACGGGGAAGTAGAATTGCCATTACGAGAATTTCGGCGACTTGAGCAATCACCATCACACCCGGAATCTTTGAACTCGAAAGACCTATTTTTTCTGAAGCCAAGAATGGAGCCGTAAGAATGTAATAGAACATCAGTTCGGTGGCTACCACAAATGAAATGATTATGAACACTGCAAAATTCTTATTTTTCAACATCTTGAGGGCTTCAAGAAATGCCCAGGGTTTCGCCCCTTCTTTTTTTGGAGGAGTGTCCGGTAAGGTGAAAGACTGAAGGCCCATAATGATCGAAAAGATTCCAGCCAGGAGCAGAGTGTCTCCCTGAAAGGCAATCGCCTCTGTGGAAGATGAAAGGATTCTCCATCCAGATAATACAAGTCCGGAAACTATCCACCCGATGGTTCCCCATACTCGTATCTGCCCGAATTCTTTCTCCGACTGTTCAAGATTTATGAAAGCTATTGAGTTGGTCAAGGCAAGTGTTGGCGCATAGGTCAGACAGTAGACAAGCATCAGCCACGTCATGAGTACGTAGTCAGAGATGGTCGACACGTAAATGAGCATTGCTCCTCCGGAAAGCTGGAGAAAAGCGATCAGTTTCTGTGAGGAGAAATACCTGTCCGCGATTTGTCCGCCAACAAAGGGTGCAATGATGGTGGCAAGAGGCAGAAGGCTATAGATGACACCTATCTGGATTCCGGTGAAGCCGAGTGTGTTGGTCAAATACTCTGAAAGCACAGGGTACCAGGCACCCCAGATGGCATACTGGAGAAACATCATGATACCCAGTCGAGTTTTCACATTCATCTCTCACCCTCCTTGGTCTTTGATCTATGGGTTAATTGAGTAATGCTCCTCCGCATTTTACATGCTTCGGACAGGGAGTGATTCACGTCTTGTTTGGAGTGAAAATGGTAGCCCTACGGGTACTCTTTCCCTTTTCTGGCCAAGGGCTGTGTCACAAATGCCCGTCAATTCAGGCGACGAAGGTAATAATCCATTGTTTTGATACGGATTCGACCTGGTCTATTGATAAGGAACAACTTAGCCTGGGGCTCATTTTATGAAAACCATCTTGTGGCCAAGAATGAAACCACCGGCATGTAAGGTGTACAGATATACACCTGAACTCACAAAGATACCATCATCATTTGTACCATCCCAAGTGATTCTTCTGTAACCGGGCTGTACTACCTGGTTCACTAACGATCTCACTCTTTTCCCCAATGGATCGTAGATCTTAACAGATACATACAATTCTTCAGGCAGTTCATAATAGATGGTGGTCGTTCGATTGAACGGATTTGGATAATTCTGAAGTAACTGTGCTGAATGTGCCACAGGAGGTTTCCTGTCAGGGATATCTATCAGATGATCGGGAAGGTGATTGTCCATCCACTTCAATCGCGATGTTATCCAATCCCTGAGATAGTGAACCTCGTGCTCGTAAGTTTGACCAATGAAAGCATTTGGCCAAACATAAGTACCGAGAACAGGCCACCGGTCAAAATTCCTTTTCTCTGCTTCCGACAAATACGTTGTCATTGAATCAATGACGCTGAAGAGACGGGTCTCAGAGAGCACATCAAGTCTAAGATTCAGCCACCGATAATTCAGGATACTAATGAAGGTTGTATCCTGACAGATGCGGGACCACCAGAACGGGATTTGTGAGAAATCATAGGGTTGATTAAACTCGAGTTGCCACCCTTCTGTCGATGACCCTTCAAAGTAATTGGCATTACCAAAAGCCAGATTGAAATCCCAGACAGGCCCCATCGTTAGTTTTCCACCTCGACTGTCCCTATCTTTATACATGAAGGTGCTCAATCGATAACCATCGATGTTCTTTGTGACCTCATTAACGATAATGAAATCGACAAAAGAACTCACGTCGATTATGTTTGCGTATCCGGACTGTGGTTCGGCGTAGTTCTCGCTGGCCATAGTGTTTTCGAAATGGCCGATAAAGTCCTGAATATAGCGTTCCTGTTCTGGTGTGATTTCATCTGGCTTCGGGTAGTGATACTGATAGTAGATTCGTTGCCAGGCATTAGGATAAGGATGATATGGTGAATACCAACCGCCAACGTTTTCTCCGGCCAGTTTATCGATCTTAAGTATATACCCTCCCGTTAATTCGCTGCCCCCAACATTTTCGGTTTCAAGTCTGGCGATATTCACCCGATTTGAATCGCGTTTGATTTTCTCCATCAGAACATATACGCCCCTATAGTCACCGTTTAACATCAATTCACAGAAGAGACTTCGACTGGCGTACCGGTCCATTCTGCGGCTGATTTCGTAAGTTAAAGCGTTACGTATTAGAGACTTATCGCTGTAGGGTGCATACAAAATCCAGTCATTTTCAGGAGGCAATCCCAGTAGTGATACATTTAGATTGTCGCCATTTTCATCCTGTGTTTCCAAAGCATATTGTTTCTTTGGGAACATCTGTGCACTGGAGCCACGGATTTCAATGTTGATCTGACCGTCATAGTCGTTATAGGAGTCGGTCAGGTAGTTTCTCTGTCCCGGTCCATTATCGATAACGCCCATATGGGCGACAATTCTAGTTTCATCGACGATATCTTGTCCGTATGTATTAATAATGACGATTGGCAGATTGGAGGAAACAAAGAAGCTGTCTTGGTCTTTTGCATGGGAAAGCACCGCTGGCAAAAGAATAATAAGAATTATCTTAGAAAGAGAATACTGGCCAACTGACACCCGCACATTCGAATTTACATACATATAGCTTTCATAATGACAATTGGATTGTTTCAAGCCGGATGTCGCAGTAACAGGTGGTGGTTGCAAAAGCTTGACCATCCACGAATGATGTTGTGAACGCAATTAACGGAATATTTACCATAGCTGTTGTATTTTCCGGATAGATTTCACGCTGATGAGCTAACGTGATACCAAAGACTTGAGCACCCCAGTCATGTTTACCCGAATTAAGAAAACTTCGATGCGATATAACACTTAACAATTTTGATAAAGAGGAGCTGTCATGGGAAAAAGAACGTTCACTAGACGCCAGGTTCTCGCGACCACGTCTCTGGGAGCACTTGCAACTATTACAAATTGGCCATTCAAATCCATCTTCATAACAGGGAAAGACAACAGCAAACTTGCTATACTCGGCGGCAAGCCAGTTCGCACTGAACGTTGGCCGAAATGGCCGATTTGGGACCGGAAGGCAGAAAACGACATTATCGACGTGTTGCGCAGCGGTAAGTGGTGGCGAGGCAGTGGTGGCCACGTGGTCGAATTTGAAAAGCAATATGCCGAACTTTTGGGTGCGAAACGTTGTCTGACAACTGCCAGTGGGACGACAGCCCTTCTTGTGGCGCTGCACGTGCTTGGCGTGGATGCCGGCGATGAGGTGTTGGTTTCACCCTATACGTTCATTGCCAGTTACAACGTCATCCTCCTCTCTAAAGCCCTGCCGGTATTTGTGGATACCGATCCGGAAACATTTACCATGGACGCAGACAAAATTGAGGAGCGAATCAACGACCGCACTACCGCCATCCTCCCGGTACACATTTATGGTCTACCTGTCAACATGGACCGGGTAAACGAAATCGCCAGAAAACACAACCTAAGAGTAATCGAAGATGCCTGCCAGGCCTGGCTTGCAGAGTATCGAAACAAGAAGGTGGGTACGCTTGGTGATCTCGGCTGCTTCAGTTTCCAAAATTCCAAACACCTCCCTACAGGGGAAGGAGGGGCCATAGTCGGCGATGATGGCGAGATTATGGACCGCTGTCATTCATTCCACAACTGCGGCCGGCCTTTTGGCAGTGTCAAGGCCACCACGCCATACCCAACGCGCGGGAGTAACCGCCGGATGCAACAGTTCCAGGCTGTTATGCTCATGTCACAGATGAAACGTATCCAAAAGGATGCTGACCTTCGTCTCGAAAACGCCCTCTATGTGAACTCGAAAATCGAGGAAATACCTGGCATCATTCCTTACAAACTGGCAGATGGCGCTACCCGCTCAGCCTATCATTATTACCCGTTCCGGTACAAGAAGGAGTTTTTCAACAACGCGCCGAGAAAGAAATTCCTGGAAGCCCTGAACGCCGAGGGCATCCCCTGCTGGGGCGGCTATGGACCGCAAAACAAATACGGATTAATCCAGGAGGCATTGAACTCGAGAGGGTATAAAAGGTTGTTCTCAGAGGAAAGGCTCCGGCGCTTTCGAAAAGAGAACCATCTGCCTGGGAATGACCAGCTCTGTCAGGAGGCTGTCTGCTTCGAGCAAAACATGTTACTTGGCAACAAGCGCGACATGGATGATATTGCGACCGCCATTTTGAAGATCTACCAAAACCGGGATAAGCTGGTGTAGATTTTATGCTAAATCTGAATGTGGTGACACTGTCTATTTTGCGAGGTTTAGTCTGAGTGATAAGAAATGCAAAAACTGGCGTGGTTGTAGAATTCGGAATACTGTTTCTTGTGTTCGCTTTTGTTTTGCCCACAACACCAGCACTGGTGCAGATGGGTAAGATCACAGGCCAGCTCACGAGCGCAGCTACCAGAAAGCCTCTTCCAGGAGCTAACGTCTTACTCGTGGGAACTGACCTGGGCACAACGACAGACCAAGAAGGATACTACAGGATCACCCGTGTGCCGCCTGGTAGCTACGATATACAGATTACATTCGTAGGATACACACGGACCATTGTAGAGGACGTAAAGGTCAATATTTATCTAACAACAACCATTAATTTCAATTTGAAGCTGGAGGTGTTGGAGGGGCAAGAAGTGACGATTACAACGGCTCAGCCGGTCGTACAGATGGATGTTGCTGCACACCTGACAAACTTGGACGCCAAAGAAGTTGAGAATCTGCCCATTGCGACTATCGAAGACGGCGTCCGCCTGCGGGCGGGGAGTGTAAACCATGTCTGCAAAGAGGTCATGCAAATTGAAAAAACAGATGGACAAGGAAAGACGCTATCGATAATATCGTGCAGATGGGAGATTTCCTGGGTACCGGGAATCCAACCTGAATAATTCGCCACCAAGAACACCAAGGATGAGGTGTTTAAGTATTAAGGAGACAAGTTGCAGAACACTCAAACACATGAACAGTCGAACACCTGAACACATGAAGACTCGAGAACTCAAGCTGAATTAAGAAAGGAGTAAGGAGATGATCAGGAGGAAATATTCAAAGACTTTGAGTTATCGCCTCTCACTGGTGGCCTTTCTGTTGCTTCTCACTCTTCCAAATTGTGCAGAAAAGCCACCTCAGGTATCGCCAGATTTTGAGGATCTGGATGAAGCCCTTTATGGAGACGCCAGCAGGCCGGCTGATGAACGAATTGACGATCTGCTGAGTCGAATGACCTTGGACGAAAAAGTGGGCCAGATGACACAGGTGGGCCGACAATTTCTCAACGACGAGGAGGATATCGGAATCTATTTCCTAGGCTCTCTACTCAGCGGTGGAGGCTCAACTCCGGAGGTCAATGAGCCAGCGGCTTGGGCAGAAATGTACGATCGATTCCAGGGTGCTGCCCTTTCAACCCGCTTGGGAATTCCCCTTATTTACGGAATAGATGCGGTTCACGGTAATAACAACGTCCGAGGTGCAACTATTTTTCCTCACAATATCGGTCTCGGGTGCGCAAACAATCCGGATCTGGTCAGGAGAGTGGCCAGAGCGACGGCTTTGGAAGTGGCGGCGACCGGAGTCGACTGGACATTCGGTCCCTGTATTGCTGTGCCGCGGGATGAACGGTGGGGGAGAACATATGAAGGTTTTGCCGAGGAACCTCAAATCGTATCCCGCCTTGCCGAAGCAGCCGTCTTGGGTCTTCAATCGGACCAGTTGGACAACCCCTCGACCATTCTGGCCTGCGCAAAACACTTCGTTGGTGATGGTGGAACGACGTGGGGAACAGGAATGGATGGTAAGTCGGATCGTGGCGATGCGCAAATCTCCGAGGAAGAGCTCAGAAGGATACATCTGCCGGGGTATGTGGCGGCGATAGAAGCAGGCGTTGGTTCCATCATGGCATCGTTCAATAGCTGGAATGGCGAAAGATGTCATGGAAGTAGGTACCTGTTAACTGACCTGCTGAAAGGCGAACTTGGATTCGAGGGGTTTGTTGTATCCGATTGGGAAGGAATTGATCAGCTGGAAGGTGACTACAAGTCGAATATCGTTACTTCCATTAATGCTGGAATTGATATGGTGATGGTTCCGGGTGCCGTCAAATGGGGTGGTCAATCGTATGTGGATTTCATAAAGTTGTTGAAGGAAGCCGTTGCAGAGGGGTCCATACCGACGGATCGGGTGGATGATGCGGTCAGGCGAATTTTGCGTCTGAAATTCAAGATGGGACTGTTTGAAGCTCCCTTCTCGGATAGTTCTCTTCTTGGTTCGGTTGGGAGTGACGAACACCGCGCGCTGGCCCGGGAAAGCGTTCGGGAATCCATTGTCTTACTGAAAAATGATGACGGTTTGTTACCCTTGTCCAAAGATCTAAACCGAATACATGTTGCCGGAAAGAATGCGAATGATCTGGGACATCAATGCGGCGGGTGGACCATTTCCTGGCAGGGAGATAGCGGTCGAATTACGGAAGGGACGACGGTCATTGAAGGCATTCAACAAATCGTCTCAGCAACAACTACGGTCACATTTTCTGAAGATGGGAGCGGGGCGGAAGGGGCCGATGCAGGTGTCGTCGTTATCGGCGAAACTCCTTATGCGGAAGGGGAAGGTGACAGAGAAGATCTCTCTCTGGATCAGAGAGACATTGATGCTATAGAGAGGGTTAAAGGTGCGGGAATTCCCGTTGTTGTCATCATCATTTCCGGCAGACCGTTAATCATTGAAGCGGAGTTGGATAACTGGGAAGCTCTTATTGCAGCCTGGCTACCGGGAACGGAGGGTCAAGGGGTAGCCGATGTCTTATTTGGTGACTACGATCCTACGGGCAAGCTGTCCATTTCGTGGCCGCGAACGATGTCACAAATCCCCATCAATATAGGTGACGAAGATTATGATCCTCTGTTCGAATTCGGATTTGGATTGGCTTTTTGAACCAACAAAATCTTCTTGACATTGGGGTGAGAAATAGTCAAAATTGTCGCGTTAAGGTTGGGATGAAGCTAGTGTATCAGTGGCCAAATACTTAATGGACTTTCCAGTAAAACATAATGTCTACTGGTTTGGCTCTAGTCGGCATGTATGTTGACTTAAAAAGGTGGCCCCATTTGTTGGGGGCACCTTTTTCTTTATTAATTGAAAACCAAGATTTGAACGAATAATGACACATTATCAGGCATACATCGGAGGCAACAGACAATGAAAAGATTTAGGAGCTTCAGTTTGACAACTCGCGCGGTTGGGATTGTTTTGACCGTTTTGGTCTTAGTTTCGGGTAGCTTGTGGGGAGTGACAACAGGCAAGCTCGCTGGGCGCGTGCTCGTCGCCGAAACCGGAGAGCCACTTGCCGGTGTCGATGTCGTTGTTGTTGGTACTGTTCTGGGTGCGGCAACTGATGCTGACGGAAACTACACAATTCTCAATGTCCCTCCCGGTACCTACTCCTTGCGAGCCTCCTACATAGGCTACGCCCAGACGACAGTTGAAGGCGTGAAGGTCAATCTTAATCTAACCACGACGGTTGATTACGGTCTGCAGGTGGAGGCGGTAGCTGGGGAAGAGGTTACGGTTGTGGCAGAGCGGCCGATCGTGCAGCCCGATATCTCAGCAAACATAGCCAATGTGAGTGCAGAAGATATTGAGTTTGTTCCTATAGCGGGCATCACAGAGTTCATCAATCTTCAGGCTGGTATTGAGCCGGGTATGAGAATCCGAGGCGCCGGGACCGATAACCTGGCCTTCGTTGTCGATGGAGCGTCTATGCGTGATGCCCGGAGTAATCGTCCCTTTTCCAACGTCAGTTATACCGCTATTGATGAGGTACAGATCCAGACAGGCGGATTCAGCGCCGAGTACGGTAATGTACAATCCGGGCTGATTAACGTGGTCACAAAAGACCCACCGCGTAACCGCTATATCGCAGATGTACTCTTGCGCTACACTCCAGCCCAGCCGATGAGTTTTGGGGGCACGGCAAAGGACGACAATGCTTACTACTGGCGCCCATACACCGACCCTGATGTGATGCTAGTGGGAACGGAAAACGGTCCCTGGGATACGTATACCCAGCGGCAATATCCTAAATTTGACGGATGGACCTCCTTCGCTGAGGGCAGTCCCCTGACAGCCGAGCAGCTCCAAGAGGTATTTGCGTGGCACACCCGGAAGAGCGTCGAGATTGAAGAACCCGAATATGATATTGATGCGACACTCGGTGGCCCGTTAGTTCCAGGACTTGGCGGATCGCTTGGGGGGCTCCGTTTCCTGGCATCCTATCGACAGACCCAGGATCCTTACCTCTTTCCACAGGCACGCAAGGTGGCAACGACTAACACTGCCCAACTCAAGTTGCTCGCTGATCTCGGACCCAGCATGAAGCTTACACTTTCAGCCCTTCGGGGGGAGGAGAGCGGCACGGCCCATGCGGCCTTTGCCACCGTAGAAAATGAGCTGCCCCAGGAGGGTGGCATTCCCTCGTATCCCTGGAGCCTGGGGGGCCAGATCGGGGAAGAAGAAGCTGGCAACAATATGTATAGTGAGCCTGGCGGTCATGTGGCCAGGAGCACGATTTTTGGCACTGACCGGTACGCCATTACCGATGTTACGCGCGCACAGTTCGGGGCATCGTTCACCCATGCTCTGAACTCAAGGACATTCTATCAGATCAGGTTGAACCGTATGGTATCCAACTACGATTCCCATCCGGACTCCCGGCGGGATGAACTGGAGTCGGTCGGCGAAGACAATGGAAATGCTCTCAAATCTTTTCAGATCTATGATAGTTCAGGCGTTGCGATTCCCGACAGTTTTTACTACCTCGATTCGGCGCCGTTCGGCTGGACCTCCAGCGGGACGAGCAATCCGGGGAGCGCCTTACGCCTGGGTGGTCACTGGGCCCGCGCCCGTGACACATCCGTTGTGGCGGTTACGACAATCAAGTTCGATCTCACCAACCAAATCAACAGCTTCAACGAGCTTCAGTCCGGCTTGGAGTTGATCCTTTACGACTTCGATATGAATTACGGATCGGATGACTCAGTCATTGTCCATATTGATCGGTCGAAGCAGCGTTGGGAGAGGAACACCACCCAGTTTGCTCTCTACGTACAGGATAAGCTGGAATTCAAAGGCATGATCGCCAATGTGGGACTGCGTCTGGACTACTACAATCCTGGCAAGGATTGGTGGAAATATGATGCTTTTGAACGGGTCTTCAATTCCAAAGGACGGGATACCAGGGATGATGAGCTGGAGAAGGAAGATACGGACAAGCAAACCGCGTTGAGTCCCCGCATCGGTGTCTCTTTCCCCATTACGGTCAACAGCAAGTTGTTCTTTAATTACGGGCACTTCCGTGATATCTTGGTGCAGCGGGAACAGTTCCAGATTTCCACCCAGTGGCAGGGGAATATTGGTAACATCGGCAATCCCAATCACCCGCTCAAGAAAACCGTGTCTTATGAGCTGGGCTACGAGCAGAACCTTCTCGACCAGTACCTGCTGAGATTGTCGGGGTACTACAATGATCGCAGCAATCTGCCCGAAGATGTCTATCGCCAAAGCATTGATGGGGAAGTGCACTATGTTGTGAGTCAGCCCAGGCATTATGGGGATGTCAGGGGTCTGGAAATCACGCTCAACAAAATCAGGGGTCGGTGGTTCCGCGGGTTCGTTAATTACACTTACATGGTTGAAAAGGAAGGTAATTTTGGCTTGCTGGCACAGTTTGAAAACGACGTCACGCAGCTGGACTATGAAAGGACTACCGAGGAGCATTACCAGCAGAAACCGATTGCACAACCTTTCGCCCGCGCTGACCTGGAGTTTATCTTGCCGGCGACCTTCGGACCCAGATTGATCGGGACACATCTCCTGGGCGACTGGCATTTGAATGTTCTGTCCAGTTGGCGAGCTGGCGATGTTTTCACCTGGGGCGGCAGAGGTGGTGTTCCCCCCGGCCTACGTGATAATGTCCGGATGAGGGATTTTATGTCCGTCGATCTCCGGTTCAGCAAGAATTTCGACCTCGGTTTGGGTCGGACCCAGTTCTTCGTCGACGTAGCCAATGTCTTCAATCTCAAGTACATGTATTTTCATCCAGACAACCGGCAGCCGTTTGAAGGCCTGGATGACGAGCTCCTGGACTACAGCCAATATATGGAATCGCTCCATCTTTCGAAGGATGTGTTTGAAGACATAGATAACGTGCCCTATATCTTCATCGATGGTGATGACCGGCCCGGCGACTACCGCAATGCGGGGGTAGCCTTTGTGCCTATCGAGATCACCGCGGACAAGGATAATCTCCCCACTTTTGACTATTTAGAGCCAGACCGCAGGGTGCTCGGCTGGGTGGAAGGAGATAAAACAGGGGAAGGTACCTATTACGAGTACAATAAGAATACGGATACCTGGGAGACTGCGAGCTCCAGCTTCGTGGATCAAGTACTCGATGACAAGGCGTACATCGATATGCCGAATGAGACCTACCGGACTTTCCTCAATCCGCGGAAAATCCTCTTCGGAATCAGGGTTTCGTTCTGAAATTGACGCTGGTAAATAGCCATTAGCATTATGTACTAACTTTCAAAAAAGGAGCAAAAGCATGAATGTGACCGATCATCACTTCTTTCATCCTGCCACTCGGCAGGTCCACGGTCGAGCCCTCTCTGCCCTTTTCGTAGTACTTCTTATGTTCGGGGGTGTGGACAGGTTGCAGGCTCAGTTCTCGTTTAAATGGATGAATGTGGGTTCCATGTCATCGCCTTACTCCGAAGCAGGCGCTGTGAGGGAGGAGGAACCCCCTGGCGTGACCAACGCGCCCGTCCAATGGCCCGCCATTGACTTGGAACCGGGCAATACGAGGGCTGGTGGGCTTTGGGTAGCTGCCACCAACTTCACGGACGAGGACGGTAGAACTTATCCCGTAAAGGTTGCCCATGTGGGGCCTCGTTCAGGTGGAGAGGTCCAATTCTTTCCAAAGAGTATAGAGGTGAACAGTCGTTTCGAGGCGCCTGAGGTAACCGTGGATGGCGCCAGGTCCTTCCGAAGGTATGTCTTCGTTGACAATGTCGATGCGACGATGAAGCCTGATCGAACTATAGTCAACATGAATACGAACCGGCTAGGGGTTGATATGGAGCAGACGATCAGTGCCTTCAGCCAGGAATTTCACGACAACTATCATATCATCGAATACAAGTTCACCAACACAGGCATCGTGGATAGTGATCAGTCCATTGAGGTCGAGCAAACCCTGAATGGATTCTACGTCATGTTCATTTCTCGCTATGCCATCCATGCCGGTTCGAGTTGGACGAGGGGCGGCGGTGCTCCATGGGGCAAGTTTACGATGAACGATGCCGTGGGCGATGGCCATGAGGACTACGATGTGGATTTCAGGGCCCAGTTCGTCTGGGCGGGTCTTAATCCTGATCAAACAGCTTTCAACACATTGGGCGGCCCACAATGGAATTCGACTGACTGGTCGGCAGCGGATGACACTCTTGGGCGGCTGGCTGCTGCGCAGATGGTGGGCCGGGTCACGATCCATGCGGATAAATCGGTGACGGACCGCAGTGATGATCCCGGTCAACCTTC from Candidatus Neomarinimicrobiota bacterium encodes:
- a CDS encoding Gfo/Idh/MocA family oxidoreductase → MVKRRLGVGLIGSGFVSRFHIQSLIGVRNVDVMGIVSRTKKSAEEAAALSKKVDVGDAKVYGSITDMVADPAIDALWICSPNFTRVEVMEEIVQAVERGKGELIGVACEKPLGRNVPEARKMLELVQKANLLDGYLENQVFAPAVTRGKEIIWSRGASISGPPYLSRAAEEHSGPHMPWFWEGELQGGGVLNDMMCHSVEEARFMLTPPGANREFLTPVLVSAYTTCLKWQRPEYAEMLSVKSGGKTDYLKSPAEDFARSLIEYKSEDGEKLVVETTTSWCFVGAGLRLSMELLGPEYSMSINTLDTGLKVFFSRKVKGSAGEDLVEKQNAEIGLMPVVGNEADEYGYTAENRHMVQSFLAGKRPEENFSDGLNVTELLMTAYMSAELGKIIPFPPPDLDTFVPAVAKGEWNPQESSK
- a CDS encoding MFS transporter, translated to MNVKTRLGIMMFLQYAIWGAWYPVLSEYLTNTLGFTGIQIGVIYSLLPLATIIAPFVGGQIADRYFSSQKLIAFLQLSGGAMLIYVSTISDYVLMTWLMLVYCLTYAPTLALTNSIAFINLEQSEKEFGQIRVWGTIGWIVSGLVLSGWRILSSSTEAIAFQGDTLLLAGIFSIIMGLQSFTLPDTPPKKEGAKPWAFLEALKMLKNKNFAVFIIISFVVATELMFYYILTAPFLASEKIGLSSSKIPGVMVIAQVAEILVMAILLPRWLPKLGIRKILVIGVLAWPARYIIFAIGSPPWLVIASLSLHGFCFVFFFVAAFIYSDTVAPNDIRHSAQSLITLVTYGIGNYVGSLFAGWIKTYFTTEMGTNWTGVFLVPCGITVLSAVAFLLFFREEQVET
- a CDS encoding CotH kinase family protein, whose product is MYVNSNVRVSVGQYSLSKIILIILLPAVLSHAKDQDSFFVSSNLPIVIINTYGQDIVDETRIVAHMGVIDNGPGQRNYLTDSYNDYDGQINIEIRGSSAQMFPKKQYALETQDENGDNLNVSLLGLPPENDWILYAPYSDKSLIRNALTYEISRRMDRYASRSLFCELMLNGDYRGVYVLMEKIKRDSNRVNIARLETENVGGSELTGGYILKIDKLAGENVGGWYSPYHPYPNAWQRIYYQYHYPKPDEITPEQERYIQDFIGHFENTMASENYAEPQSGYANIIDVSSFVDFIIVNEVTKNIDGYRLSTFMYKDRDSRGGKLTMGPVWDFNLAFGNANYFEGSSTEGWQLEFNQPYDFSQIPFWWSRICQDTTFISILNYRWLNLRLDVLSETRLFSVIDSMTTYLSEAEKRNFDRWPVLGTYVWPNAFIGQTYEHEVHYLRDWITSRLKWMDNHLPDHLIDIPDRKPPVAHSAQLLQNYPNPFNRTTTIYYELPEELYVSVKIYDPLGKRVRSLVNQVVQPGYRRITWDGTNDDGIFVSSGVYLYTLHAGGFILGHKMVFIK
- a CDS encoding aminotransferase class I/II-fold pyridoxal phosphate-dependent enzyme gives rise to the protein MGKRTFTRRQVLATTSLGALATITNWPFKSIFITGKDNSKLAILGGKPVRTERWPKWPIWDRKAENDIIDVLRSGKWWRGSGGHVVEFEKQYAELLGAKRCLTTASGTTALLVALHVLGVDAGDEVLVSPYTFIASYNVILLSKALPVFVDTDPETFTMDADKIEERINDRTTAILPVHIYGLPVNMDRVNEIARKHNLRVIEDACQAWLAEYRNKKVGTLGDLGCFSFQNSKHLPTGEGGAIVGDDGEIMDRCHSFHNCGRPFGSVKATTPYPTRGSNRRMQQFQAVMLMSQMKRIQKDADLRLENALYVNSKIEEIPGIIPYKLADGATRSAYHYYPFRYKKEFFNNAPRKKFLEALNAEGIPCWGGYGPQNKYGLIQEALNSRGYKRLFSEERLRRFRKENHLPGNDQLCQEAVCFEQNMLLGNKRDMDDIATAILKIYQNRDKLV
- a CDS encoding carboxypeptidase-like regulatory domain-containing protein; translated protein: MVVEFGILFLVFAFVLPTTPALVQMGKITGQLTSAATRKPLPGANVLLVGTDLGTTTDQEGYYRITRVPPGSYDIQITFVGYTRTIVEDVKVNIYLTTTINFNLKLEVLEGQEVTITTAQPVVQMDVAAHLTNLDAKEVENLPIATIEDGVRLRAGSVNHVCKEVMQIEKTDGQGKTLSIISCRWEISWVPGIQPE